In a genomic window of Defluviimonas aquaemixtae:
- the glgA gene encoding glycogen synthase GlgA, whose translation MIEVLSVTSECAPLVKTGGLADVAGALPKALEARGVRTRTLLPGYPAVKAAIGKGRTVMKDDDLFGGSARVIAAKSAGLDLLVLDAPHLFDREGAPYLGPDGKDWPDNPERFAALSWIAASIAGGAVKGWNPDILHCHDWQAGFGPLYLRERQPGAKASTIITIHNVAFQGLAPARKLKTLRLPASGMQQDGFEYWGEISALKAALVTADKITTVSPTYAGELMTAEFGMGLDGVLRLRRDDLLGILNGVDTESWAPPYKSPAGKVRFKRKLRKTMGLGEAKGPLCVVVSRLTEQKGLDLLIDALPRLLDEGGQLALLGSGDRTLERAFEQAARKFPGVAVRIGYDETLARLLIEGGDAILVPSRFEPCGLTQLYGLRYGTIPVVAYTGGLADTVIPASPAGLRAGVATGIQFHPVTADAMSRALDRLCALYRQPDMWLTIQKNAMRHPVGWHHSAGEYAALYESLISSR comes from the coding sequence ATGATCGAGGTCCTGTCGGTCACGTCGGAATGCGCGCCGCTCGTCAAGACAGGGGGCCTTGCCGATGTGGCGGGTGCGCTGCCCAAGGCGCTTGAGGCGCGCGGGGTAAGAACGCGCACGCTGCTGCCCGGTTATCCGGCAGTGAAGGCGGCAATCGGCAAGGGCCGGACCGTCATGAAGGACGATGACCTCTTCGGCGGATCCGCGCGGGTCATCGCCGCAAAGTCCGCAGGGCTCGATCTCCTGGTGTTGGATGCACCACATCTCTTCGACCGGGAAGGCGCGCCCTATCTTGGCCCGGATGGCAAGGACTGGCCCGACAATCCCGAACGCTTCGCGGCTCTGTCATGGATCGCCGCAAGCATCGCGGGCGGCGCGGTGAAGGGCTGGAACCCGGACATTCTCCACTGCCACGATTGGCAGGCGGGGTTCGGTCCGCTTTATCTGCGCGAACGGCAGCCCGGTGCCAAAGCCTCGACGATCATCACGATCCACAACGTCGCCTTTCAAGGCCTTGCCCCGGCACGGAAATTGAAGACTTTGCGGCTGCCCGCGTCGGGGATGCAGCAGGATGGGTTCGAATACTGGGGCGAGATAAGTGCCCTAAAGGCGGCGCTGGTGACGGCAGACAAAATCACGACCGTCAGCCCGACCTATGCGGGTGAGCTCATGACGGCAGAGTTCGGAATGGGCCTCGACGGCGTGTTGCGCTTGCGGCGCGACGACCTGTTGGGAATTCTGAACGGCGTTGACACCGAAAGCTGGGCCCCGCCGTACAAGAGCCCCGCCGGGAAAGTACGGTTCAAGAGGAAGCTTAGGAAGACGATGGGCCTGGGAGAGGCGAAAGGCCCGCTCTGCGTCGTCGTCTCGCGGCTGACCGAACAGAAGGGCCTCGACTTGCTGATCGATGCGCTGCCGCGGTTGCTGGACGAGGGCGGGCAACTGGCGCTCCTGGGTAGCGGCGACCGCACTCTCGAGCGGGCGTTCGAGCAGGCCGCCCGAAAATTTCCCGGTGTCGCGGTACGGATCGGCTATGATGAAACCTTGGCGCGGCTGCTCATAGAGGGCGGCGATGCGATCCTCGTCCCCTCGCGATTTGAACCCTGTGGCCTGACCCAGCTCTATGGGCTGCGCTACGGCACGATCCCGGTCGTCGCGTATACCGGCGGGCTGGCCGATACCGTCATCCCCGCCTCCCCGGCAGGGCTGAGGGCAGGCGTTGCGACGGGCATTCAGTTCCATCCGGTCACCGCTGACGCAATGTCACGCGCGCTTGACAGGCTCTGCGCTCTTTACAGGCAGCCTGACAT
- the glgC gene encoding glucose-1-phosphate adenylyltransferase, whose amino-acid sequence MAGPSQRLVARSMAFVLAGGRGSRLKELTDKRAKPAVYFGGKSRIIDFALSNALNSGIRKMAIATQYKAHSLIRHCQRGWNFFRAERNEYLDILPASQRVDENQWYLGTADAVFQNVDIVDSYNVDHVIILAGDHIYKMDYEVMLRQHVESGADVTVGCLTVPRAEASAFGVMAIDKDDRITSFLEKPADPPGTPDDPDVSLASMGIYVFNWGFLRDLLNKDAADPNSSHDFGGDLIPDIVKNGKAMAHRFVDSCVRNGSDAPAYWRDVGTVDAYWKANIDLTSFTPDLDLWDHGWPIWTYSESVPPAKFIHDEAERRGSAISSLVSGGCIISGTEVRESLLFTQVHTNSYASLVRAVVLPYVVVERSARLRNVVIDRGVHIPRGLVVGEDPEEDAKWFRVTEGGVTLITQQMLDRRAAAQ is encoded by the coding sequence ATGGCGGGACCATCTCAGCGACTCGTGGCCCGGTCGATGGCATTCGTGCTCGCGGGAGGACGCGGCAGCCGTCTGAAGGAGTTGACCGACAAGCGCGCCAAGCCCGCCGTCTATTTCGGTGGCAAGTCGCGGATCATCGATTTCGCGCTGTCCAACGCGCTGAATTCTGGCATCCGCAAGATGGCGATCGCGACGCAGTACAAGGCGCACAGCCTGATTCGACATTGTCAGCGCGGCTGGAACTTCTTCCGGGCCGAGAGGAACGAGTATCTGGATATCCTGCCGGCCTCTCAAAGGGTGGACGAGAACCAGTGGTACCTCGGAACGGCGGACGCCGTCTTTCAGAACGTCGATATCGTCGACAGCTACAACGTCGATCACGTGATTATCCTGGCAGGCGATCACATCTACAAGATGGACTATGAGGTGATGCTGCGGCAGCACGTCGAGAGCGGAGCGGACGTGACCGTGGGCTGCCTGACCGTGCCGCGCGCCGAAGCGTCGGCGTTCGGCGTCATGGCGATCGACAAAGACGACAGGATCACAAGTTTCCTTGAGAAGCCGGCCGATCCGCCGGGGACACCCGACGATCCGGACGTGTCGCTCGCTTCGATGGGCATCTATGTCTTCAACTGGGGCTTCCTGCGCGACCTGCTCAATAAGGACGCGGCCGATCCCAATTCGAGCCACGACTTCGGCGGCGACCTGATTCCCGATATCGTCAAGAACGGCAAGGCGATGGCACACCGCTTCGTCGACAGCTGCGTGCGCAACGGGTCCGACGCGCCGGCCTACTGGCGCGACGTCGGAACGGTAGATGCCTACTGGAAGGCCAATATCGACCTGACGAGCTTCACACCCGATCTGGATCTCTGGGATCACGGCTGGCCGATCTGGACCTATTCGGAGTCCGTGCCCCCTGCAAAGTTCATCCACGACGAGGCCGAAAGGCGTGGTAGCGCAATCTCGTCGCTCGTCTCAGGCGGCTGCATCATCTCAGGGACAGAGGTGAGGGAGTCGCTGCTCTTCACGCAGGTCCACACCAATTCCTATGCCTCGCTCGTTCGCGCGGTCGTTCTGCCTTATGTGGTGGTCGAGCGGTCCGCTCGGCTCAGGAACGTGGTCATCGACCGCGGCGTCCACATCCCGCGCGGCCTGGTTGTGGGCGAGGACCCCGAGGAGGACGCCAAGTGGTTCCGCGTCACCGAGGGTGGCGTAACGCTCATCACCCAGCAGATGTTGGACCGGCGGGCCGCTGCCCAATGA
- the glgB gene encoding 1,4-alpha-glucan branching protein GlgB, which translates to MEYNLPREVIARIEAGLHDDPFSVLGPRDHDSSRWVVALDPAATSMTATVGTKTYPLQRIEGSHALFAGKVPGAKPYRLKCAGGDGGTWEYEDAYRFGPVLGEIDEYLLGEGTHRRLWTVLGAHVMEHEGARGTQFAVWAPNARRASVVGDFNFWDGRRHVMRRRGATGVWEIFIPGVTEGAVYKYEIIGAYGTVLPQKADPVGFGAQHPPDNASIVRDIAGYGWKDGNWIEKRGGRNDRAAPISIYEVHLGSWRRKEGGRRISYKEAAEELVGYVTDMGFTHIELMPISEYPFDGSWGYQPVGLFAPTIRHGPPHEFRDLIDAAHEAGIGVILDWVPGHFPADPHGLGQFDGTALYEHADPREGFHKDWNTLIYNYGRSEVRNYLISNALYWLEEYHIDGLRVDAVASMLYRDYSRDEGEWVPNVHGGRENLEAIDLLRSMNTLTYGEVPGIMTVAEESTSFPMVSRPVDMGGLGFGYKWNMGWMNDTLDYIQKDPIHRRHHHHQMTFGLHYAFSENFILPISHDEVVHGKGSMFTRMPGNSWEKFANLRAYYGFMWGHPGKKLLFMGQEFGQAAEWNHDTELDWRALGDPNHSGLQRLIRDLNNLYRATPALHAKDCEHDGFQWIEATDADNSVFVWVRRGGEADAPVVVVCNFTPVERPSYRIGLPKSGSWHELLNTDADVYGGGNRGNFGKVSAQDHEHHGQPASAEIMIPPLATLFLTNRD; encoded by the coding sequence ATGGAATACAATCTTCCCCGTGAGGTGATCGCCCGCATCGAGGCGGGGCTGCACGACGATCCGTTCTCGGTTCTCGGTCCTCGCGATCACGATTCGTCGAGATGGGTGGTGGCACTCGACCCAGCCGCCACAAGCATGACCGCCACTGTCGGCACCAAGACCTACCCGTTGCAACGGATCGAAGGGTCGCACGCTCTGTTCGCGGGCAAGGTACCCGGCGCCAAGCCCTATCGACTGAAGTGCGCGGGCGGCGACGGAGGAACTTGGGAATACGAAGACGCCTATCGCTTCGGACCCGTATTGGGCGAGATCGACGAGTATCTTCTTGGCGAGGGTACGCACAGGCGTCTTTGGACAGTGCTCGGCGCTCATGTGATGGAGCACGAGGGCGCGCGGGGCACCCAATTCGCAGTCTGGGCGCCGAATGCCCGCCGCGCCTCGGTTGTCGGCGATTTCAACTTCTGGGACGGGCGGCGGCATGTCATGCGCCGCCGGGGCGCGACAGGCGTCTGGGAAATTTTCATCCCCGGTGTGACTGAGGGCGCCGTCTACAAATATGAGATCATCGGCGCTTATGGGACTGTCCTGCCGCAGAAGGCCGATCCGGTCGGCTTCGGCGCCCAGCATCCGCCGGATAATGCCTCCATCGTCCGCGACATCGCCGGCTATGGCTGGAAAGACGGCAACTGGATCGAGAAGCGCGGCGGCCGGAACGACCGCGCCGCGCCGATCTCTATCTACGAAGTCCATCTCGGATCGTGGCGGCGAAAGGAGGGCGGGCGCCGGATATCCTATAAGGAGGCCGCCGAAGAACTGGTCGGGTACGTCACAGACATGGGCTTCACCCATATCGAGCTTATGCCGATCAGCGAATATCCTTTCGACGGTTCGTGGGGCTATCAGCCGGTGGGACTGTTCGCCCCGACGATCCGACACGGTCCGCCGCACGAGTTCCGCGACCTGATCGACGCCGCGCACGAGGCTGGGATCGGCGTCATCCTCGACTGGGTGCCGGGCCATTTTCCGGCCGATCCGCACGGGCTCGGCCAGTTCGACGGCACCGCGCTATACGAGCATGCGGATCCGCGCGAGGGGTTCCACAAGGATTGGAACACGCTGATCTACAATTACGGCCGCTCAGAGGTGAGGAACTACCTTATCTCGAACGCGCTTTATTGGCTCGAGGAATACCATATCGACGGCCTGCGCGTGGATGCCGTGGCATCGATGCTTTACCGCGACTATTCGCGGGACGAGGGCGAATGGGTGCCGAACGTCCACGGAGGGCGCGAGAATCTCGAAGCCATCGATTTGCTCCGTTCGATGAACACGCTGACCTATGGCGAGGTGCCCGGGATCATGACAGTCGCCGAGGAATCGACGTCGTTCCCGATGGTGTCGCGACCCGTCGACATGGGCGGGCTTGGCTTCGGCTACAAGTGGAACATGGGGTGGATGAACGACACCCTCGATTACATCCAGAAGGACCCGATCCACCGCAGGCACCATCATCACCAGATGACCTTCGGGCTCCACTACGCCTTCTCCGAGAACTTCATCCTGCCGATCAGCCATGACGAGGTCGTTCACGGCAAGGGCTCGATGTTCACGCGGATGCCCGGCAACTCCTGGGAGAAGTTCGCGAACCTGCGCGCCTACTACGGCTTCATGTGGGGCCATCCGGGCAAGAAACTACTCTTCATGGGGCAGGAATTCGGTCAGGCGGCGGAATGGAACCATGACACCGAGCTCGACTGGCGCGCGCTCGGCGATCCCAATCATTCCGGTCTTCAGCGCCTGATCCGCGATCTGAACAATCTCTACCGCGCGACCCCTGCCCTGCACGCAAAAGACTGCGAGCATGACGGGTTTCAGTGGATCGAGGCAACCGACGCGGACAATTCTGTCTTCGTCTGGGTCCGCCGCGGCGGCGAGGCGGACGCGCCCGTGGTCGTGGTCTGCAATTTCACGCCGGTCGAACGGCCCAGCTATCGTATCGGCCTGCCGAAGAGCGGATCATGGCATGAGCTGCTGAACACCGACGCCGACGTCTACGGCGGCGGAAACAGAGGCAACTTCGGAAAAGTGTCGGCGCAGGATCATGAGCATCACGGCCAGCCGGCATCTGCCGAAATCATGATACCACCGCTGGCCACGCTGTTTTTAACAAATCGTGACTAG
- a CDS encoding glycogen/starch/alpha-glucan phosphorylase, with translation MPHIGLREDILRQLAYVVGKDPEHATLYDWRIALSHAVRERIVDRWFASTRRTYEEGAKRVYYLSMEFLIGRLLEDAITNLRLDEAAELAFRELGIDYAAVLLDEPDAALGNGGLGRLAACFLESLSTIGCPAYGYGIRYEHGLFRQSFEDGRQVEAPETWLLQHHVWEFERPEAMFQIGFGGEVREAGARAVWEPTEAVFAEAYDTPIVGWQGRWANTLRLWSARAVDPFDLERFNLGDYVAAAAPEALARTISRVLYPDDTTEPGKELRLKQEFFFTAASLRDILRRFDSEYDDIRKLPAKVAIQLNDTHPAIAGPELVRLLHDERGLEFDEAVALARGTLSYTNHTLLPEALEKWSEGLMGRLLPRHMTLIERIDALHARENPTRKAAARANGQVNMGELSFVMAHKVNGVSALHTELMKATVFEDLHQLHPDRIVNQTNGVTPRRWLLSCNPRLSALVTEAIGEDWVDDLEQLARLEPRLSDAGFVEGFAAAKRANKVDLSNWMAQGHDLLVDPEAMFDVQIKRIHEYKRQHLNILEAIALWQEIRANPDAGWAPRVKIFGGKAAPGYVFAKKIIRLINDVARVVNADPVTSPHLKVVFLPNYNVSLAERLIPAADLSEQISTAGKEASGTGNMKFALNGALTIGTLDGANVEIRERVGEENFFLFGMTADEVVNRRDIANHAAKAIAADTRLELALKAIREGAFSPKERDRYRDITDNLAGPDYFLVCSDFADYWRAQREADAAYRDSAAWTRKAALNTARSGWFSSDRTIRGYMGEIWNAGSLNP, from the coding sequence ATGCCCCACATAGGCTTGCGAGAAGATATCCTGCGGCAACTCGCCTACGTTGTCGGAAAGGACCCGGAGCATGCGACGCTCTACGATTGGCGAATAGCGCTTTCTCATGCGGTGCGAGAGCGCATCGTTGACCGCTGGTTCGCCTCCACGCGTCGGACCTACGAGGAAGGCGCCAAGCGGGTCTACTACCTCTCGATGGAATTCCTGATCGGGCGGCTTCTTGAGGATGCCATTACCAACCTGAGACTCGACGAGGCGGCCGAATTGGCGTTCCGCGAGTTGGGGATCGACTATGCGGCGGTTCTTCTGGACGAGCCCGATGCGGCGCTTGGCAACGGTGGGTTGGGTCGGCTGGCCGCGTGCTTCCTGGAATCGCTCTCGACCATCGGATGCCCGGCCTACGGCTACGGAATCCGCTATGAACACGGGCTGTTCCGCCAGAGCTTCGAGGATGGACGGCAGGTCGAGGCACCGGAGACATGGTTGCTGCAACATCACGTATGGGAATTCGAACGGCCCGAAGCCATGTTCCAGATCGGTTTCGGCGGGGAGGTTCGCGAAGCCGGCGCGCGCGCCGTCTGGGAACCGACAGAGGCAGTTTTTGCCGAAGCGTATGATACGCCTATTGTCGGTTGGCAGGGCCGCTGGGCCAACACCCTTCGCCTGTGGAGCGCCCGGGCGGTCGATCCATTCGACCTAGAGCGTTTCAACCTGGGCGATTATGTCGCGGCCGCCGCACCCGAGGCCTTGGCCCGCACGATCAGCCGGGTTCTCTATCCCGACGACACGACCGAGCCGGGCAAGGAGTTGCGACTGAAGCAGGAATTCTTCTTCACCGCCGCCAGCCTGCGCGACATCCTTCGCCGCTTCGACAGCGAGTATGACGACATTCGCAAGCTGCCCGCGAAAGTCGCGATCCAGCTCAACGATACGCATCCCGCGATTGCGGGGCCAGAGCTCGTCCGGCTGCTCCACGACGAGCGGGGACTGGAGTTCGATGAGGCGGTCGCCCTTGCGCGCGGGACCTTGTCCTATACGAACCACACGCTTCTGCCGGAGGCACTGGAAAAGTGGTCGGAAGGGTTGATGGGGCGGCTTCTGCCACGGCACATGACGCTGATCGAGCGGATCGATGCGCTACATGCCCGGGAGAACCCGACCAGAAAGGCGGCGGCGCGGGCGAACGGACAGGTGAACATGGGCGAGCTCTCGTTCGTCATGGCGCACAAGGTGAACGGGGTTTCAGCGCTCCATACTGAGCTGATGAAGGCTACGGTTTTCGAGGACCTTCACCAGCTTCACCCCGATCGGATCGTGAACCAGACGAACGGCGTCACGCCGCGCCGCTGGCTTTTGTCCTGCAACCCGCGGCTCAGCGCGCTTGTCACCGAGGCGATCGGCGAAGACTGGGTGGACGATCTGGAGCAGCTCGCGAGGCTCGAGCCGCGCCTAAGTGATGCGGGCTTTGTCGAGGGCTTCGCGGCGGCGAAGCGTGCCAACAAGGTCGATCTGTCGAACTGGATGGCGCAGGGACACGATCTTCTTGTCGACCCCGAGGCGATGTTCGACGTCCAGATCAAGCGTATCCACGAATACAAGCGCCAACATCTGAATATCCTTGAAGCGATCGCGCTTTGGCAGGAGATCCGCGCCAACCCCGATGCAGGCTGGGCACCGCGCGTGAAGATCTTCGGTGGCAAGGCGGCGCCCGGCTATGTCTTCGCCAAGAAGATCATCCGGCTGATCAATGATGTTGCGCGGGTCGTCAATGCCGATCCCGTGACGAGCCCCCATCTGAAGGTGGTGTTTCTTCCAAACTACAACGTCTCGCTGGCGGAGCGCTTGATCCCCGCTGCAGATCTGTCCGAGCAGATCTCGACCGCCGGCAAGGAAGCCTCGGGCACGGGCAACATGAAATTCGCACTGAACGGCGCGCTGACAATCGGAACGCTGGACGGCGCGAACGTGGAAATCCGCGAACGTGTCGGGGAGGAGAACTTCTTTCTCTTCGGAATGACGGCGGATGAGGTGGTGAATCGGCGCGACATCGCCAACCACGCGGCGAAAGCCATTGCGGCCGACACGCGACTTGAACTGGCGCTCAAGGCCATTCGCGAGGGTGCGTTCTCCCCGAAGGAGCGCGATCGGTATCGCGACATCACCGACAATCTCGCCGGGCCAGACTATTTCTTGGTGTGCTCCGACTTCGCCGATTACTGGCGCGCCCAGCGCGAAGCTGACGCAGCCTATCGTGACAGTGCTGCCTGGACGCGGAAGGCTGCGCTTAACACTGCGCGGTCGGGTTGGTTTTCCTCGGACCGGACGATCCGCGGCTACATGGGCGAAATCTGGAACGCCGGCTCCCTCAACCCCTGA
- a CDS encoding ABC transporter substrate-binding protein, with amino-acid sequence MSARLLVTASAAALIAAQPVLAEMLTEIGEGEGQLDIVAWPGYIERGETDAAFDWVTKFEEASGCTVNVKTANTSDEMVALMNEGGFDLVTASGDASLRLIAGKRVQPINVDLIPSWSTVDDRLKDAPWHTVEGEHFGTPYMWGPNVLMYNSEVFGDTAPNSWNVVFEEMSLPDGNSNKGRVQAYDGPIHVADAANYLMFHKPELGIASPYELNQEQYDAALNLLRGQRELVNRYWHDAFIQMDDFKNEGVVASGSWPFQVNILQSEGQPIASVVPEEGATGWADTTMMHVDAAHPNCAYMWMEHSLASNLQSDLSVWFGANPSVPAACTDGRGMQTAEGCTKNGLDDFEKIKFWTTPVSDCASQGECVPYYRWVSDYIGVIGGR; translated from the coding sequence ATGTCCGCACGCTTACTTGTAACCGCGAGTGCCGCCGCGTTAATCGCCGCACAGCCTGTCCTGGCCGAGATGCTGACCGAGATCGGCGAGGGCGAAGGGCAGCTCGATATCGTCGCCTGGCCCGGCTACATCGAACGCGGCGAAACCGATGCGGCCTTCGACTGGGTGACCAAGTTCGAGGAAGCCTCGGGCTGCACGGTCAACGTCAAGACAGCGAACACCTCCGACGAGATGGTCGCACTCATGAACGAAGGCGGCTTCGACCTCGTCACCGCATCGGGCGACGCCTCGCTACGCCTCATCGCTGGCAAGCGGGTTCAGCCTATCAATGTCGACCTTATCCCGTCCTGGTCCACCGTCGACGACCGGCTGAAGGACGCGCCGTGGCACACCGTGGAGGGCGAGCATTTCGGCACACCCTACATGTGGGGACCGAATGTCCTCATGTACAACTCTGAAGTATTCGGAGACACTGCGCCAAACTCCTGGAACGTCGTCTTCGAGGAAATGTCGCTTCCCGACGGCAACTCGAACAAAGGCCGGGTACAGGCCTATGACGGCCCGATCCACGTCGCCGACGCGGCGAACTACCTGATGTTTCACAAACCCGAGCTCGGCATCGCCTCGCCCTATGAGCTGAACCAGGAGCAGTACGACGCGGCGTTGAATTTGCTGCGCGGTCAGCGCGAATTGGTCAATCGCTACTGGCACGACGCCTTCATCCAGATGGACGACTTCAAGAACGAGGGCGTCGTTGCATCGGGCTCCTGGCCGTTCCAGGTGAATATCCTGCAAAGCGAGGGGCAGCCCATTGCCTCGGTAGTGCCGGAGGAAGGCGCGACGGGCTGGGCCGATACGACGATGATGCATGTCGATGCCGCGCATCCGAACTGCGCATATATGTGGATGGAGCACTCGCTTGCGTCGAACCTGCAATCCGACCTTTCGGTCTGGTTCGGGGCGAACCCGTCGGTGCCGGCGGCCTGCACTGACGGGCGGGGCATGCAGACGGCGGAGGGCTGCACGAAGAACGGTCTCGACGACTTCGAGAAGATCAAGTTCTGGACGACGCCCGTGTCCGACTGCGCCAGCCAAGGCGAATGCGTGCCCTATTACCGCTGGGTCTCGGACTACATCGGCGTGATAGGCGGCCGTTGA
- a CDS encoding ABC transporter ATP-binding protein has protein sequence MSMPNAVEFDHVSRHFGEVRAVDNVTIAIEEGDFFALLGPSGSGKTTCLRLISGFERPTSGHVRIFGENSENLPPNRRPVNTVFQDYALFPHLKVRDNVAYGLMVRGLDKRTRHDRAEEMLSLVKLGGYGDRKPAQLSGGQRQRVALARALVNRPRVLLLDEPLGALDLKLREAMQDELKALQKQLGITFVFVTHDQGEALSMADHVAVFDEGRIVQAGSPEEIYQRPRTRFVADFVGSANVLPPTLSARVGGEAAWHSLRPEAMEVTEPDSGRLAGTVVSTRYIGPVKRVTVDVGGERLTVAVPAGRLTPAEGASVGLGWAAAALHRMEEE, from the coding sequence ATGTCCATGCCTAATGCCGTCGAATTCGATCATGTCTCGCGCCATTTCGGTGAGGTGCGGGCGGTCGACAACGTGACGATAGCGATCGAGGAAGGCGACTTCTTCGCCCTACTGGGGCCATCCGGCTCCGGCAAGACCACCTGCCTGCGGCTGATCTCGGGCTTTGAACGTCCAACGTCGGGGCATGTGCGGATCTTCGGGGAGAATTCGGAGAACCTGCCGCCCAATCGCCGCCCGGTGAACACCGTCTTTCAGGACTACGCGCTTTTTCCCCATCTCAAGGTTCGGGACAACGTCGCCTACGGGCTGATGGTTCGCGGACTCGACAAGCGCACGCGCCACGACCGGGCGGAGGAGATGCTGTCACTGGTCAAGCTGGGCGGCTACGGCGACCGCAAGCCGGCGCAGCTCTCGGGCGGGCAGCGGCAGCGGGTCGCGCTTGCGCGCGCACTCGTGAACCGTCCCCGCGTCCTGCTGCTCGACGAACCGCTCGGCGCGTTGGACCTCAAACTTCGCGAGGCGATGCAGGACGAACTCAAGGCGCTGCAGAAACAACTCGGCATCACTTTCGTCTTCGTGACCCATGATCAGGGCGAGGCGCTGTCGATGGCCGATCACGTCGCGGTCTTTGACGAAGGCCGGATTGTGCAGGCGGGCAGCCCTGAAGAGATCTACCAGCGGCCACGCACGCGGTTCGTCGCCGATTTCGTGGGGTCGGCGAACGTGCTCCCGCCAACTCTCAGCGCAAGAGTAGGGGGCGAGGCGGCGTGGCATAGCCTCCGACCCGAAGCGATGGAAGTGACCGAGCCCGACTCGGGCCGGCTTGCCGGCACAGTCGTCTCAACACGGTATATCGGGCCGGTGAAGCGGGTCACGGTGGATGTGGGCGGTGAACGCCTGACGGTCGCCGTGCCCGCGGGACGCCTAACCCCTGCCGAGGGCGCCTCGGTCGGGCTAGGCTGGGCCGCGGCGGCCTTGCACCGGATGGAGGAGGAGTGA
- a CDS encoding ABC transporter permease, producing MEAARPGIAPRLSDLFWRRPRLLLVALLLPPLLWLGLIYVGSLLALLVQSFFSIDEFTGLISYEFTLKTYAELLRPSNFDIILRTTLMAAAVTVTAAIVAFPIAYYAARHARGTMKALFYLGVMLPLWSSYLVKVYAWKLILAKEGILNWAVDGVGASAVLNAVLSLPVIGGGSLSVSYIGTFIVFLYVWLPYMILPVQASLERVPRNLLEASGDLGATSGQTLRHVTLPLALPGIIAGSIFTFSLTLGDYIIPQIIGSSRLFIGQAVYAHQGTAGNIPLAAAFAVVPIVIMGFYLWAAKRRGAFDAL from the coding sequence ATGGAGGCGGCGCGCCCCGGCATTGCGCCTCGCCTCTCGGACCTCTTCTGGCGTCGACCACGGCTCTTGCTTGTTGCCCTCTTGTTGCCGCCGCTCCTGTGGCTCGGCCTGATCTATGTCGGCTCGCTCCTCGCGCTCCTGGTCCAGAGCTTTTTCTCGATCGACGAGTTCACCGGGCTGATCAGCTACGAATTTACGCTCAAGACCTATGCCGAACTGCTCAGGCCGTCGAACTTCGATATCATTCTGCGCACGACACTGATGGCGGCAGCCGTCACTGTCACCGCCGCGATCGTTGCCTTTCCCATCGCCTACTACGCCGCCCGCCACGCGCGAGGGACGATGAAGGCCCTGTTCTATCTTGGCGTCATGCTGCCGCTCTGGTCGAGCTATCTGGTGAAGGTCTATGCGTGGAAGCTGATCCTCGCCAAGGAGGGCATTCTCAACTGGGCGGTCGATGGGGTCGGGGCGAGCGCGGTGCTGAACGCGGTGTTGTCGTTGCCGGTGATCGGCGGTGGCTCGCTCTCGGTCAGCTATATCGGCACGTTCATCGTCTTCCTCTACGTCTGGCTGCCCTACATGATCCTGCCGGTGCAAGCGTCGCTAGAACGGGTGCCGCGAAACCTATTGGAAGCGTCCGGCGATCTCGGCGCGACGTCTGGCCAGACGCTCCGCCATGTCACCTTGCCGCTCGCCCTGCCGGGAATCATCGCCGGATCGATCTTCACCTTCTCGCTGACGCTTGGCGATTACATCATCCCCCAGATCATCGGGTCGTCCCGGCTCTTCATCGGGCAAGCGGTTTACGCGCATCAGGGCACGGCCGGGAACATCCCGCTTGCCGCGGCATTCGCCGTGGTGCCGATCGTGATTATGGGATTCTACCTTTGGGCTGCGAAACGCAGGGGCGCGTTCGATGCACTCTGA